The genomic DNA ATAGTTTCATATATTCCTGTTCATAGTGGCTGACTTTTTCTTCATCAGCTCCGCATGCTTTTAGATCTGCAATCATCCCGGTGATCATGTCTGCTTTTTCACGGTGGTGCACATCGATGCTGTTTTCATCGAATTGAACCTTTTCCACCTTGACCCCTGCCTGTTCAAATAGCTGGATTGCATAAGGATGGTTCTTGTAATCTTTCGCATAATAAACCGTTGTGATGCCCGCTTGGATAATGGCTTTGCAGCATTGCAGGCAAGGAAAATGTGTCACATATATATCGGACTGTCCTGAACCGACGCCAAATTTCGCACATTGGAGAAGGGCATTCATCTCTGCGTGGATCGTGCGCACACAATGGTTATCGATCACATAGCAGCCTTCGTCGATACAATGATCCCCTCCAGCGATGGAGCCATTATATCCTCCTGCAATGATCCTTTTATCCCTTACAATCGTTGCACCGACGGCAAGCCTTGTACAGGTGCTCCTAAGTGCCAGCAAATGACTTTGCGCCATGAAATATTGATGCCACGCAATTCGTTCCATTGTTACTCCCCTTTTCTACTAAGATTCGTCTATCGCCGGCTCAACCGACCTTGTACTAGTGTAGTCATAGATGCGTCCAACGTCAATTCATTGAACGGTAATCATTTCTTTCAGTCGTTCAAATGTCTTCTCTCCAATGCCCGATATGTTCTTGATATCTTCCACAGACCTATAGGGACCATTCTCTTCGCGGTATTGAATGAAAGCGGCTGCCTTTGAAGGACCGATACCAGGGAGTT from Rossellomorea marisflavi includes the following:
- a CDS encoding ComE operon protein 2, which encodes MERIAWHQYFMAQSHLLALRSTCTRLAVGATIVRDKRIIAGGYNGSIAGGDHCIDEGCYVIDNHCVRTIHAEMNALLQCAKFGVGSGQSDIYVTHFPCLQCCKAIIQAGITTVYYAKDYKNHPYAIQLFEQAGVKVEKVQFDENSIDVHHREKADMITGMIADLKACGADEEKVSHYEQEYMKLFNE